ACTACGTAACCGGATGCTacaaaattcctcctcctcctctcttcccgtcCGTCCCGTCCCTCCGTTTAATCCATTTGCACAACTTTTACGCAGGGACACGTGAAGCCAATACgcccctcgttttctttcgagggagagaaaacatgGGTCAAGGAGAGTAActatttttcgtgtgtgtgtgtctttgtgtgtgtgtgtgtgtgtgtgtgtgtgtgtgtgtgtgtgtgtgtgtgtgtgtgggatggctgggtgggtgggtgggtgggttgatGTGTTACCTTCCCGCGGGTGTACACAAACAGTCTGGCTCCCTCTCAATATGACTCTACTCAAGGTAAATACATGTAAATATAGAGCCACAGGGAATTGGTTGTCTCTCTTCACTgcactcgacacacacacacacacacacacacacacacacacacacacacacacgccagtaaTGAGGGGAATAAGTCCATCTTTGGTTTAAACAATTTGTACACACACCACAGAGTTGAAACGTGCACACAGGATTTGCAGGACtggagttacacacacacacacacaaacacacgcacaccaccaccaccacaacccacacCGTGTACACCTTATGCAAACTCAGCAAGTGCAATAATTAAGATGGCATATcaatcactcattcacacacgtACAGTCGCTCTTATCGCAACATTATAATCTCTTCGAATAGTTTTAAATgtattggaaaatagtcattatAAACAATCAGAtctcgtagagagagagagagaagagagagagagagaagagagagagagagaagagagagagagagagagagagagagagagagagagagagagagagagagagagagagagagagagagagagagagagagagagaatgggtacAGATGGCTATGTTCACTCTGGCAGCGGCAGTATCGCCTCTTTGTGAGCGTGGCGCGAGGCAGTGCGGGCGGGCATGGGCTTGGTAACACTGTCACAGGCCGCTCCTCCAACCCTCTGACTGGCCTAATGTGTAATTCCCGTTTAATCCCATTTCCATTTTAAAAAGTTGACAAACCGTATTTCCGCTAAAAATTCTTGTATATGCGCAGAATACAGGGTTGTGTATTTTATCTATAATCCTGTGCTTTagataataattaatatttgTACTAAATAATTGTACGCAGTCTTTACTGAATGTGAGGCAAGGTGACATGCAGACTAGCGGCGGGAGCGTCGCCCAGGCAGTGCTACCACGCTCATGTCCTCAGCTGGCGGCACTTCAGGAACAATGAGAACAGTgcatgtaataaataaataaaaaaaaaaaaaatggtttttgTGATCTGCAGTAAAATGCTGGTAGAGCAACAcccgtgccgtgccgtgccgtgctTCGCCAACCATCTCTCCCGTTCCCTCTACACAGGTGGTGTCCCGCCGCGCGAGGCGGCCGCCCTCAGAACACTCACGCCCACCGCCAGTCCTTCCCTAATGTGTTTGTGGGAAGGCGTTGGACGGAAAACGAGCAATACCACTCTGGTGAGAGCGTCTGAGGGAGACGCGTGGCGTGGCACGGGGCGGAATGAGGTGCGGAACAAAGCCGCTTCTTGCAGACGCGTGATCAGGAAGACGGAACAAACACAGCAGAAATCGTAAGTACATGcatacacataaataagataaaaatataattttATATTATAAAATCTAAACAAAGcattaaaatgagaaaatataacTCGTTAATGAAACATAAAACTCTCCTCCCTCAAGAACTCTTCCAGACCTTAGAATAAAAATTACACGATGATTAGAATTCGATAAACACACCAGACCGCTGGGCCAGCACGCGCCGCCCGCTCCTCCATGGCTGCCGCTGCGGCCATCagctccctcccacacaccagCGAGGAAGACTGACTATCTGTGGAATGTCAATGACCAAgaagcttatctttagtgactgtacagccccgccccgccccggcaTTGGGTGCCCACTGGACCGCCTGACTGGTGGGGCGCGGTGAACCAGTAGTGTACCCGCGGCTCTCTTGGCTCTGAAGTCTTGCCGCCAGTCACGCCCCGCCAGCCGCTGCCGCGCCGGACACCACATCTACATACAAATATTCCTGTGGTTGTCATTTATACACcggcgggcggggcgggacggggagCGTGGGGAGGCCGGGGTGTTGCCTGGTGGAGTGAGGAAGTGTTGGCTCGGATCCGTGTCGCTCACCTTGGCCGATCCTGTGCCTCGCGACACGCTTCACGCACTGTCCTCCGAGGCCACGCTCGCCACGCACCGTGACGCCTTGCCCACAACACTCGCCCGTCTTTACGACTGTATCCAAGGGCGCATCTCTGCCCTGCTGCCACTGCCGCCACTACTCAGAGACGCGACGGTGGGGCAGccgcggccacacacacacacacacacacacacacacacacacacacacacacacacacacacacacacacacacgagcagcaGAGCCGGCACATAAAGCGAGTAATGGGCAAGGAATCCACTGCTCGTTacggaagtggaggaggaaaaagtaagatcCACAGCAGCTTCCCTCTGGATctgggctgctgctgctgctgtcgttCACTACAGGTATTTTTATCTAAATTTGTTGCAGGTTCTCCTGACGAGTTCTTCCAGCACAGTTACTTTCACCATTTTTTCGTCgatattttcaccttttttcttttcatgagtaTGCCTCTACCTGGTGTTCACACTATTACAGTTATCGGAACTCCCTTAAGGACGACCTTGGGGCATCATCACTCCTGGCTGAGACGCGCCTTCATCGAGGTCAAGTGATTGACAGCGAggccctccctccatcctggcAGCGGAGTCCAATGTCCCTCACAGTGCTGCCGCGACCCCAACCCCCGGCCCTCCCTGGGGGTCTCGGCCACGCCCCGCCATCACCTCACAACGCCACGTTTTCCAGTGACTCAAGGTCCGTTTTCCTTTTATGCAATTTGCCTCGGCTCACTCCCCGCGGCCTGCctgggtgggggaggggaggcaagggAGACACCCTCGTCGCCTCATCCTCGCAGCAAACGAGGTGGGAGGCTCCGTGCTCTGCCTTTTGGCCATTCTTGTATTTACCATTTTCTTCCTGAGCCTCGTATCCTCGGCCTCTTCACATTTCCTGACGTTTTCTTTGTGAATAAACACGCTTAACACTAATTCTCAGATGAGTGCACTTTTGCTGAGATGCGCAACGTAACACATTTTGCTCGTCACATTTCCTATTTTGTTTGaggcatttttcatctttctggcccaggatttgcattttttttttgacatgagCTTACGGTGTTGTGAATTTAGATaagcttcactctctctctgctgactgCTGCGTGTCTGCCctgcaagagaagagagagagaggggggtttaGGGGCGAGTTACATGCACGGTGAAAAAGTAGTTTATTCGAGTCTTAAAGCTGCTCACACTGTTGCGCTTAACTCCTCCTATTGCTGGTGTTCCATGCATAGTTAGTAGTCTTACTGAattaacactcaaaacatctgGTGCTCTTTAAAGCTCAAATCATTAGGGTGTTCTTTTGAGCCCCTTACAACCACTAGTTGCTGAACACACATGATAATGAACATTTTTTTGTTTCCGGAAgtagctacaccaccaccaccacccggcaGCCTAGCACACCACCTGGGAATACACCACAAGAGCACAAGAGGCACACGCGCTCTTTGTCTGCCAGAACA
The window above is part of the Portunus trituberculatus isolate SZX2019 chromosome 31, ASM1759143v1, whole genome shotgun sequence genome. Proteins encoded here:
- the LOC123511684 gene encoding uncharacterized protein LOC123511684: MCEGDVVGIEGIIIHALRYSHPANPPPPPSAAVHARAVYEYGGVPPREAAALRTLTPTASPSLMCLWEGVGRKTSNTTLVRASEGDAWRGTGRNEVRNKAASCRRVIRKTEQTQQKSYRNSLKDDLGASSLLAETRLHRGQVIDSEALPPSWQRSPMSLTVLPRPQPPALPGGLGHAPPSPHNATFSSDSRSVFLLCNLPRLTPRGLPGWGRGGKGDTLVASSSQQTRWEAPCSAFWPFLYLPFSS